AGCAACGATTTGGGCCTTATGCTTTGTGGCATCATAAACATTTTATAAAAGAAATTCCTGGTGGAGTTGAAATGGAAGATATAGTAGATTATAAAGTTCCAATGGGTATTTTAGGACAATTTGTACATCCTATTTTAGTAAAACCTAAACTCAATGAAATATTTGAGTACAGAAGAAAAAAACTAATCGAACTTTATGGAGAATTTAAAGAACAATAATATGAAAAACATACTTTTAATTGGCGGTTCTTACGGTATTGGACTAGCTATTGCAAAAGAACTTCAATATGACAATAAAGTGTTTATTGCCTCAAGAACTAAAGAAAATATGAGTGACATGAATGTTACTCACATTCCATTTGATGCTACAACCGACACATTAGATGTTAATCATTTACCAGAAGTAATCGATGGATTAGTTTATTGTCCAGGAAGCATAAATCTTCGTCCATTCAGAGGATTAAAAATCGATGCATTCGAATCGGACATGAATATTAATTTCATCAGTATGGTGAAAGTCTTGCAAACCGTTTTACCCAATTTAACAGCATCTAATCAATCTAGCGTAGTATTGTTTAGTAGTGTTGCTGCCAGTATGGGAATGCCTTTTCATACTAGTATTGCCGCTGCAAAAGGCGCTGTTGA
The window above is part of the Flavobacterium sp. PMTSA4 genome. Proteins encoded here:
- a CDS encoding SDR family NAD(P)-dependent oxidoreductase; this encodes MKNILLIGGSYGIGLAIAKELQYDNKVFIASRTKENMSDMNVTHIPFDATTDTLDVNHLPEVIDGLVYCPGSINLRPFRGLKIDAFESDMNINFISMVKVLQTVLPNLTASNQSSVVLFSSVAASMGMPFHTSIAAAKGAVEGFAKALAAEYAPKIRVNVIAPSLTDTPLANKFLNSDEKKDKSAQRNPLKKVGTSEDLAQMASFLLSEKSNWISGQIFHVDGGMSTLLVNG